From one Streptococcus oralis genomic stretch:
- a CDS encoding PolC-type DNA polymerase III, translated as MSSKFEILMNQLGISDQLRRDPALVDAKIERVVVHKISKIWEFHFVFSNILPIEIFLELKNGLSEEFSKTGNRAVFEIKVLSQEFSNELLQAYYREAFSEGPCASQGFKSLYQNLNVRSEGNQLIIEGSEAIDKEHFKKNHLPNLAKQLEKFGFPAFVCQIEKNDALTQEQEEAFHTENEQIVQAANEEALRAMEQLEQMAPPPVEEKPAFDFQAKKAAAKPKLDKAEVTQMIDVTTEENRLVFEGVVFDVEHKVTRTGRVLINFKMTDYTSSFSMQKWVKNEEEAQKFDIIKKNSWLRVRGNVEMNNFTRDLTMNVQDVQEVVHYERKDLMPEGERRVEFHAHTNMSTMDALPEVEEIVAIAAKWGHKAVAITDHGNVQSFPHGYKAAKKAGIQLIYGMEANIVEDRVPIVYNEVEMGLSEATYVVFDVETTGLSAIYNDLIQVAASKMYKGNVIAEFDEFINPGHPLSAFTTELTGITDDHVKNAKPLEQVLQEFQEFCKDTVLVAHNATFDVGFMNANYERHGLPKISQPVIDTLEFARNLYPEYKRHGLGPLTKRFGVALEHHHMANYDAEATGRLLFIFIKEVAEKHGVTDLARLNIDLISPDSYKKARIKHATIYVKNQVGLKNIFKLVSLSNTKYFEGVPRIPRTVLDAHREGLILGSACSEGEVFDAVVSQGVDAAVEVAKYYDFIEVMPPAIYAPLIAKEQVKDMEELQTIIKSLIEVGDRLGKPVLATGNVHYIEPEEEIYREIIVRSLGQGAMINRTIGHGEHAQPAPLPKAHFRTTNEMLDEFAFLGEDLARKLVIENTSALAEIFEPVEVVKGDLYTPFIDKAEETVAELTYKKAFEIYGNPLPDIVDLRIEKELTSILGNGFAVIYLASQMLVQRSNERGYLVGSRGSVGSSFVATMIGITEVNPLSPHYVCGQCQYSEFITDGSYGSGFDMPNKDCPNCGHKLSKNGQDIPFETFLGFDGDKVPDIDLNFSGEDQPSAHLDVRDIFGEEYAFRAGTVGTVAAKTAYGFVKGYERDYGKFYRDAEVERLAQGAAGVKRTTGQHPGGIVVIPNYMDVYDFTPVQYPADDVTAEWQTTHFNFHDIDENVLKLDVLGHDDPTMIRKLQDLSGIDPNEIPMDDEGVMALFSGTDVLGVTPEQIGTPTGMLGIPEFGTNFVRGMVDETHPTTFAELLQLSGLSHGTDVWLGNAQDLIKQGIADLSTVIGCRDDIMVYLMHAGLEPKMAFTIMERVRKGLWLKISEEERNGYIEAMKANKVPEWYIESCGKIKYMFPKAHAAAYVMMALRVAYFKVHHPIYYYCAYFSIRAKAFDIKTMGAGLDAIKRRMEEIAEKRKNNEASNVEIDLYTTLEIVNEMWERGFKFGKLDLYRSDATEFIIDGDTLIPPFVAMDGLGENVAKQLVRAREEGEFLSKTELRKRGGLSSTLVEKMDEMGILGNMPEDNQLSLFDDLF; from the coding sequence ATGTCAAGTAAGTTTGAAATTTTAATGAATCAACTAGGAATCTCTGATCAATTGAGACGGGATCCTGCTCTTGTTGATGCAAAAATTGAGCGTGTTGTGGTTCATAAAATTAGTAAGATTTGGGAATTTCATTTTGTATTTTCTAATATTTTACCGATTGAAATCTTTTTAGAGTTAAAGAATGGGCTTAGTGAAGAATTTTCTAAAACAGGCAATCGAGCTGTTTTCGAAATCAAGGTTCTCTCTCAAGAATTTTCAAATGAACTCTTGCAGGCCTACTATAGAGAGGCTTTTTCTGAAGGTCCATGTGCAAGTCAGGGGTTTAAATCTCTTTACCAGAATTTAAACGTTCGTTCGGAAGGAAATCAACTCATTATTGAAGGTTCAGAGGCGATTGATAAGGAGCACTTTAAGAAGAATCATCTTCCTAATTTGGCAAAGCAACTCGAAAAGTTTGGTTTTCCAGCTTTTGTATGCCAAATAGAAAAGAACGATGCTCTTACACAAGAGCAGGAGGAAGCCTTCCATACGGAGAATGAACAGATTGTGCAAGCTGCCAATGAGGAAGCGCTCCGGGCTATGGAGCAACTGGAACAAATGGCTCCTCCTCCAGTAGAAGAGAAGCCAGCCTTTGATTTTCAGGCTAAAAAGGCTGCGGCCAAGCCTAAACTAGATAAGGCTGAAGTTACCCAGATGATCGACGTGACGACTGAGGAAAATCGCCTGGTCTTTGAAGGGGTCGTTTTTGATGTGGAGCATAAGGTGACCAGAACTGGTCGTGTTTTGATCAACTTTAAAATGACAGACTACACTTCAAGTTTTTCAATGCAAAAATGGGTTAAGAATGAAGAAGAGGCTCAGAAGTTTGACATCATTAAGAAGAATTCTTGGCTTCGAGTTCGTGGGAATGTGGAGATGAATAACTTCACACGTGATTTGACCATGAACGTCCAGGATGTGCAGGAAGTGGTTCACTATGAGCGGAAGGATTTGATGCCAGAAGGTGAGCGTCGGGTTGAGTTTCATGCTCATACAAATATGTCGACCATGGATGCTTTACCAGAGGTTGAAGAAATCGTTGCGATAGCTGCTAAGTGGGGACACAAGGCGGTTGCCATCACGGACCATGGGAATGTCCAGTCCTTCCCACATGGCTACAAGGCAGCTAAGAAAGCTGGAATTCAGCTGATCTATGGAATGGAAGCCAATATCGTGGAGGACCGTGTCCCTATCGTTTACAACGAAGTGGAGATGGGCTTGTCAGAAGCGACCTATGTGGTCTTTGACGTGGAAACGACGGGACTTTCAGCTATCTATAATGATTTGATTCAGGTTGCGGCCTCTAAGATGTACAAGGGGAATGTTATTGCCGAATTTGATGAATTTATCAATCCCGGGCATCCATTATCAGCCTTTACTACTGAGTTGACAGGAATTACAGATGATCATGTCAAAAATGCTAAACCACTGGAACAAGTTTTGCAAGAATTCCAAGAATTTTGCAAGGATACAGTCTTAGTTGCTCACAATGCTACCTTTGACGTTGGCTTTATGAATGCCAACTATGAGCGTCATGGTCTGCCTAAGATTAGCCAGCCAGTTATCGATACGCTGGAGTTTGCTAGAAATCTCTATCCTGAGTATAAACGTCATGGTTTGGGGCCTTTGACTAAGCGTTTTGGTGTAGCACTTGAACACCACCACATGGCCAACTACGATGCGGAAGCTACTGGTCGTTTGCTTTTCATCTTTATCAAAGAGGTAGCAGAAAAACATGGTGTGACCGATCTAGCTAGACTAAACATTGATTTGATTAGTCCAGACTCTTATAAAAAAGCTCGGATTAAGCATGCGACTATCTATGTCAAGAATCAAGTTGGTTTAAAAAATATTTTTAAGCTGGTTTCTTTGTCCAATACCAAGTACTTTGAAGGAGTACCACGAATTCCGAGAACGGTTCTAGATGCCCATCGGGAGGGCTTGATTTTGGGGTCGGCTTGCTCGGAAGGTGAAGTTTTCGATGCGGTCGTTTCCCAAGGTGTGGATGCGGCGGTTGAGGTGGCCAAGTATTATGACTTTATTGAGGTCATGCCACCAGCTATCTATGCTCCCTTGATTGCCAAGGAGCAGGTTAAGGATATGGAGGAACTCCAGACTATTATCAAGAGTTTGATAGAGGTTGGGGATCGTCTTGGCAAGCCTGTTCTAGCTACGGGAAATGTCCACTATATCGAACCGGAAGAAGAGATTTACCGTGAAATTATCGTACGTAGTTTGGGGCAAGGAGCTATGATTAACCGAACCATCGGTCATGGTGAACATGCCCAACCAGCTCCTCTTCCGAAAGCTCATTTTCGAACGACTAATGAGATGTTGGATGAATTTGCCTTCTTGGGCGAAGATCTAGCACGCAAATTGGTTATTGAAAATACCAGTGCCTTGGCAGAAATTTTTGAGCCTGTTGAGGTTGTTAAAGGTGACTTGTATACACCTTTCATCGACAAGGCTGAAGAAACGGTCGCTGAGTTGACCTATAAGAAAGCTTTTGAGATTTATGGAAATCCGCTGCCAGATATTGTTGATTTGCGGATTGAAAAAGAATTAACTTCCATTCTGGGGAATGGATTTGCCGTGATTTATCTGGCATCGCAGATGCTGGTGCAACGTTCCAATGAACGGGGCTACTTGGTTGGCTCTCGTGGGTCTGTTGGGTCCAGTTTTGTTGCGACCATGATTGGGATTACGGAGGTCAATCCTCTCTCTCCTCATTATGTTTGTGGTCAGTGTCAGTATAGTGAGTTTATCACGGATGGTTCTTACGGTTCAGGGTTTGATATGCCCAATAAGGATTGTCCAAACTGTGGTCATAAACTTAGCAAAAATGGGCAGGATATTCCCTTTGAGACCTTCCTCGGTTTTGATGGGGACAAGGTTCCCGATATTGACTTGAACTTCTCGGGAGAAGACCAGCCTAGCGCCCACTTGGATGTACGTGATATCTTTGGTGAGGAATATGCCTTCCGTGCAGGCACGGTTGGTACGGTGGCTGCCAAGACTGCCTATGGCTTTGTCAAGGGCTACGAGAGAGACTACGGGAAGTTTTATCGTGATGCAGAGGTGGAACGCCTCGCTCAGGGTGCGGCTGGTGTCAAGCGGACAACAGGACAACACCCGGGAGGAATCGTTGTTATTCCTAACTACATGGATGTCTACGACTTTACGCCTGTCCAGTATCCAGCAGATGATGTGACGGCTGAATGGCAGACGACTCACTTTAACTTCCATGATATCGATGAGAATGTCCTCAAACTCGATGTACTGGGGCATGATGATCCGACCATGATTCGAAAATTGCAGGACTTGTCTGGGATTGACCCTAATGAAATTCCTATGGATGATGAAGGTGTCATGGCCCTCTTTTCAGGGACGGATGTACTTGGGGTGACGCCGGAGCAAATCGGAACGCCGACGGGCATGCTGGGAATCCCAGAGTTTGGAACCAACTTTGTACGTGGGATGGTAGACGAGACGCATCCGACGACTTTTGCGGAATTGCTTCAGCTCTCAGGTCTGTCCCACGGTACCGATGTGTGGTTGGGAAATGCCCAGGATTTGATCAAGCAAGGGATTGCGGACCTATCAACCGTTATCGGTTGTCGGGACGACATCATGGTTTACCTCATGCATGCGGGTCTCGAACCTAAGATGGCCTTTACCATCATGGAACGGGTGCGTAAGGGTTTGTGGCTGAAGATTTCCGAAGAGGAGCGAAATGGCTACATCGAGGCTATGAAGGCTAATAAGGTACCAGAGTGGTATATCGAATCCTGTGGGAAAATCAAATATATGTTCCCCAAAGCCCACGCGGCAGCCTACGTTATGATGGCCTTGCGTGTAGCCTACTTCAAGGTTCACCATCCCATTTATTATTACTGTGCTTACTTCTCCATCCGTGCTAAGGCTTTTGATATCAAAACCATGGGAGCAGGCTTGGATGCCATCAAGCGTAGAATGGAAGAAATCGCTGAAAAACGGAAGAATAATGAAGCCTCTAATGTGGAGATTGACCTCTATACAACTCTTGAGATTGTCAATGAAATGTGGGAACGTGGCTTTAAGTTTGGCAAGTTAGACCTCTATCGTAGTGATGCGACTGAATTCATCATTGATGGAGACACTCTTATCCCACCATTTGTAGCAATGGATGGTCTGGGAGAGAACGTTGCTAAGCAGTTGGTGCGTGCGCGTGAAGAGGGTGAGTTCCTCTCTAAGACAGAACTGCGCAAGCGTGGTGGACTGTCATCAACCTTGGTTGAAAAGATGGATGAAATGGGGATTCTCGGCAATATGCCAGAGGATAACCAGTTGAGTTTGTTTGATGATTTGTTTTAA
- a CDS encoding ABC-three component system protein: MKDKVMNYDRRNATSSWSGYNHQGKVGIFLALTELRKLVEKEEDYSSYELILEKNGGEDVEIFQAQTVVSRHQVKAKKAGKYPNDYANVRTINSRLHPTGYQTSGTNRNNRFLHVICEVRGWDMDKQTFQQTYKRAAYVPNQSQVQLYTYPDGKKYCDLVVENQSPIDNFCKNEIKEILKFSKSSLVDDIEHIEETLSEIKDLISRQIVQSHSNGNGAYSVISFQEIFNIITSQAKRQRQSIRRAKLSLEVYWNNIVEDDVDTTVINQILNLPDDKFEQLLIDLHPDGDISGSKRLNDIGRLIDEISIEYILYNFLKTCKQERLSLDSLRYNLNHESLRLSMIHAPKGTESRVRDKIMTNESFIRASFDTDYLINLCINGQKFFEEKPIHEDGKEKLLAEALGEEKNRIFSNNLEYIDYVNTVEKLKED, translated from the coding sequence TTGAAGGATAAAGTAATGAATTATGATAGGCGAAATGCCACTTCAAGTTGGAGTGGGTATAACCATCAAGGAAAAGTTGGGATATTTTTGGCACTAACTGAACTTAGAAAACTTGTAGAAAAAGAGGAAGACTATAGCTCATATGAATTAATCCTTGAAAAAAATGGCGGTGAAGATGTTGAGATTTTTCAAGCTCAAACAGTAGTATCAAGACATCAAGTAAAAGCCAAAAAAGCTGGAAAGTATCCGAATGATTATGCTAATGTTAGAACAATAAATTCTAGACTTCATCCTACAGGATATCAAACCTCGGGTACGAACAGAAATAATAGATTTTTACATGTAATTTGTGAAGTTCGAGGCTGGGATATGGATAAGCAAACATTTCAGCAAACATATAAAAGAGCAGCTTATGTCCCTAATCAGAGTCAAGTTCAACTATATACCTATCCTGATGGTAAAAAATATTGTGATTTAGTAGTAGAGAATCAATCGCCTATTGATAATTTTTGCAAAAATGAAATTAAGGAGATTTTGAAATTTTCTAAAAGTTCTTTAGTAGATGATATTGAACATATAGAGGAGACACTGTCTGAGATTAAAGATTTAATTTCTAGACAGATTGTGCAATCACATAGTAATGGGAATGGTGCCTATTCGGTAATATCTTTTCAAGAGATTTTCAACATTATTACTTCGCAAGCGAAGCGCCAGAGACAATCTATTAGGAGAGCAAAGTTAAGTCTTGAAGTGTATTGGAATAACATTGTTGAAGATGATGTTGATACGACTGTTATAAATCAGATATTAAATTTACCTGATGACAAATTTGAACAATTGCTGATTGACTTGCATCCAGATGGCGATATTTCTGGTTCAAAAAGGCTGAACGATATTGGTAGATTAATTGATGAAATTAGCATTGAATATATTTTATATAATTTTCTTAAAACTTGTAAACAAGAAAGGCTTTCGTTAGACAGTTTACGGTATAATTTAAATCATGAGTCGCTCAGACTTAGCATGATTCATGCTCCTAAGGGCACAGAGAGTAGAGTTCGAGATAAAATTATGACTAATGAAAGCTTTATAAGAGCTAGCTTTGATACTGACTATTTGATTAATCTGTGTATCAATGGACAAAAGTTTTTTGAAGAGAAGCCAATTCATGAAGATGGAAAAGAAAAGTTGCTTGCAGAAGCCCTTGGAGAGGAAAAAAATAGAATATTTTCAAATAATTTAGAATATATTGATTATGTGAATACTGTTGAAAAATTGAAAGAGGATTGA
- a CDS encoding ABC-three component system middle component 1, which yields MNSFLQQILGQHNFHKCDEHLELWGGDGNEFFLIQEYNREDFKSSSEGGVDFFTCEQTNKLISCFEELNDEKIKKNTSLFVTIKVDELKQSYESLRNMIMKVEEDEYYFRKYVILYTEEGLSRLNSNIEDLLNYIQSTSPEGESLFDKFESDMFFDTAYFIAIQLIIKLPFASHPHSDNHFEIVENKIQSRIEMEGLNDHKKQVDDILEIFNGVDIRKQLENEASFLLDSLNQILGD from the coding sequence ATGAATAGTTTTTTGCAACAAATCTTAGGACAACATAATTTTCATAAATGTGATGAACATTTAGAATTGTGGGGAGGGGACGGAAATGAATTTTTCCTTATTCAAGAATATAATAGGGAGGATTTTAAATCTAGCAGCGAAGGAGGGGTAGATTTTTTTACTTGTGAGCAAACAAATAAGTTGATATCTTGCTTTGAAGAACTTAATGATGAAAAAATTAAGAAAAATACCTCTTTATTTGTAACTATTAAAGTTGATGAACTGAAGCAATCATATGAAAGTCTTAGAAATATGATTATGAAAGTTGAGGAAGATGAATATTATTTTAGAAAATATGTCATCTTATATACCGAGGAAGGATTGAGTAGACTGAACTCGAATATTGAAGATTTACTAAATTATATTCAGTCTACATCTCCTGAGGGTGAGTCTTTATTTGATAAATTTGAGAGTGATATGTTTTTTGATACTGCTTACTTCATTGCTATACAACTAATTATTAAATTACCATTTGCTTCTCATCCTCATTCTGATAATCATTTTGAAATAGTTGAAAATAAAATCCAATCACGAATTGAAATGGAAGGTTTAAATGATCATAAAAAGCAGGTAGATGATATTTTAGAAATTTTTAATGGAGTTGATATTAGGAAACAACTTGAAAATGAAGCTAGTTTTTTGCTGGATAGTTTAAATCAAATTTTAGGAGACTGA
- a CDS encoding AAA family ATPase: MKIRKILLYNFKNFRNETVIDFSDGITFLVGPNGYGKTTIFDAIELGLTGNLSRINKVTAENIVYNKPFFQNEIGQPVIIKLWLEKMNGDQLVIVRKLVNSFTESKNIFAPLKSASQFKLFRQVEVSESNFRSTDNIKLEDITQSSIDTFLGINGKYEIEKIFNLFNYIQQEETTFFLKQTEYERGDSLSFLVKTDKIEKKIEKINTVTNVIRKKISDFKGQLQNLKQQELSDVSYHRLFNHREFVFDRETPFSIANLDKLLTYQNTLQNIIDFKKNFSIGEYNRKTERDKRKKDIAGDRAIKQALYFSMLSPNILKSNSQWLWEKYSLDNPKLFEYVLLENYLQSYERVVHDCNRRKQLNTYLTNLSSDITEMTEQSITYTQNDRLSGDFELLKIQVVKFQSLRNNASQVDKNLSELRQLRSNLGNKFDELRHRHIDENKCPFCNSQFQTFEELKQAYDSYKNYLTEISSQSSLQLQEAQLLLNERIQQLKQKIIDEINSLSIDVDKNLLDRLQKLKNSYQSYSQNVEGFKTFIQSYTIMVPYELGRLEFKDYNQQHQLNWQEFQSKLVVDDDVYSLLDNNSLRNIKEELEVLREEFPELQFETYQLESSSYSKINIAMIDSRLLELKNAIHSAVDNKYAINENLIADTENIFPTYFQSKVEVLEDIRIGDLENKKLYLDRQHKLVQNQQLQDLSSQIETLRITVERLEEINTIYKEEVKQFKIDIVKKLRIPFFIYSAKMLQNYQQGLGIFLTYNKTTIDKEETTTDEATGNQVKTIKKITKTIIRFKSDSNNDHDAINQLSTGQLAVVSLAFTLSLNTMFKLSDNLNFLMIDDPVQDMDAMNVLSFIEILRHGIIDKYQIILSTYSDLNALFMGYKFANSNSEVNIKYEKVSDLQV, from the coding sequence GTGAAGATTAGGAAAATTTTACTTTATAATTTCAAAAACTTTAGAAATGAAACAGTTATTGACTTTAGTGATGGGATAACATTTTTAGTGGGACCAAATGGTTATGGTAAAACAACGATTTTTGATGCAATTGAGTTAGGATTGACTGGTAATCTTTCTCGCATTAATAAAGTTACTGCTGAAAATATTGTATATAATAAGCCCTTCTTTCAGAATGAGATTGGTCAGCCGGTAATTATAAAATTGTGGCTAGAAAAAATGAATGGTGACCAACTTGTAATTGTAAGAAAATTAGTAAATAGTTTTACTGAAAGTAAAAACATATTTGCACCTTTAAAGTCTGCTAGTCAGTTTAAGTTATTTAGACAAGTGGAAGTGAGCGAGTCAAATTTTAGATCTACAGATAATATTAAGCTTGAAGACATTACTCAAAGTTCTATTGATACATTTTTAGGTATTAATGGGAAATATGAGATAGAAAAAATTTTCAATCTATTTAATTATATTCAACAGGAAGAAACAACTTTCTTTCTAAAGCAAACGGAATATGAAAGAGGCGATAGTTTATCTTTTTTAGTAAAAACGGATAAAATAGAGAAGAAAATAGAAAAGATTAATACAGTAACAAACGTTATTAGAAAAAAGATTAGTGATTTCAAGGGGCAATTACAAAACTTAAAACAGCAAGAACTATCAGATGTCTCTTATCATAGATTATTTAATCATAGGGAATTTGTATTTGATCGTGAAACTCCTTTTTCTATTGCTAATCTTGACAAATTATTAACTTATCAAAATACTTTACAAAATATTATTGATTTTAAGAAGAATTTCTCAATAGGGGAGTATAATAGAAAGACGGAAAGAGATAAAAGAAAAAAAGATATTGCTGGTGATAGGGCTATTAAACAAGCATTATATTTTTCAATGTTATCTCCAAATATTCTTAAATCAAATTCTCAATGGCTTTGGGAAAAGTATTCATTAGACAATCCAAAATTATTTGAATATGTGCTTTTAGAGAATTACCTACAATCATATGAGAGAGTTGTTCATGATTGCAATCGAAGAAAGCAACTAAATACCTACTTGACTAATTTATCATCGGATATTACTGAGATGACAGAACAGTCCATTACTTATACTCAAAATGATAGATTGTCAGGTGATTTTGAATTGCTTAAAATACAAGTGGTTAAATTCCAAAGTCTGAGGAATAATGCTAGCCAGGTAGACAAAAATTTAAGTGAACTACGACAATTAAGGAGTAACTTAGGCAATAAGTTTGACGAGTTGAGACATCGACATATTGATGAAAACAAATGTCCATTCTGTAATTCACAGTTCCAAACATTTGAAGAATTGAAGCAAGCTTATGATAGTTATAAAAATTATCTAACTGAAATTTCGTCTCAAAGTAGTCTGCAATTGCAAGAAGCTCAATTATTGCTGAATGAACGGATCCAGCAACTGAAGCAGAAAATCATTGATGAAATAAATAGCCTTTCAATAGATGTAGATAAAAATTTATTAGATAGATTACAAAAATTAAAAAATTCGTATCAAAGTTATTCTCAAAATGTCGAAGGTTTTAAAACTTTTATTCAGTCGTACACAATTATGGTGCCATATGAGTTGGGAAGGTTAGAATTTAAAGACTATAACCAGCAGCACCAGTTAAACTGGCAAGAATTTCAATCTAAATTAGTAGTTGATGATGATGTTTACAGTTTGCTAGATAATAATAGTTTGAGAAATATAAAGGAAGAACTGGAGGTCTTAAGGGAAGAATTTCCTGAACTGCAGTTTGAAACATACCAATTAGAATCAAGTTCATATTCGAAAATAAATATTGCGATGATTGATAGTCGATTGCTTGAATTAAAAAATGCTATTCACTCGGCAGTTGATAATAAATATGCTATTAATGAGAATCTGATAGCAGACACTGAGAACATATTTCCTACATATTTTCAAAGTAAAGTGGAAGTATTAGAGGATATTCGTATTGGAGATTTAGAGAATAAGAAACTTTATCTTGATAGACAGCATAAACTAGTTCAAAATCAGCAACTTCAAGATTTATCAAGTCAGATAGAAACATTGAGAATAACTGTGGAACGATTAGAAGAAATTAATACTATATATAAAGAAGAGGTAAAACAGTTCAAAATAGATATTGTTAAAAAGCTACGTATCCCATTCTTTATATACTCAGCAAAAATGTTACAAAATTATCAACAAGGTTTGGGAATTTTTCTAACGTATAACAAAACAACAATTGATAAAGAAGAAACGACGACTGATGAGGCAACAGGTAATCAAGTAAAAACGATTAAAAAGATAACAAAGACAATTATTAGGTTCAAGTCGGATTCTAATAATGATCATGATGCAATTAATCAACTAAGCACTGGTCAGTTAGCGGTTGTTTCACTAGCATTTACTCTTTCACTGAATACGATGTTCAAACTATCTGATAATTTGAATTTCTTAATGATAGATGATCCAGTTCAAGACATGGATGCTATGAATGTACTATCTTTTATTGAAATTTTACGTCATGGAATTATAGATAAGTATCAGATCATTTTATCAACTTATAGCGATTTAAATGCTTTGTTTATGGGTTATAAATTTGCAAATTCAAATTCGGAAGTAAATATAAAATATGAAAAGGTTAGTGACTTGCAAGTATAA
- a CDS encoding type II toxin-antitoxin system RelB/DinJ family antitoxin, translating to MSKTSMSIRLDSEVKEQAQQVFNHLGMDMTTAINIFLRQAIQYQGLPFDVRLDENRKLLQVLTDLDQNRNMSQSFESVSDLMEDLRA from the coding sequence ATGTCAAAGACGAGCATGAGTATTCGTTTGGATAGTGAGGTTAAGGAGCAGGCCCAACAGGTTTTTAATCATTTAGGAATGGATATGACAACAGCAATCAATATTTTCCTTCGTCAGGCAATTCAATATCAGGGTTTGCCTTTTGATGTTAGACTAGACGAGAATCGGAAGTTGCTTCAAGTATTAACGGATTTAGACCAAAATCGTAATATGAGCCAATCCTTTGAATCAGTCTCTGACTTGATGGAGGACTTGCGTGCTTAA
- a CDS encoding type II toxin-antitoxin system RelE/ParE family toxin: MLKIRYHKQFKKDFKLAMKRGLRAELLEEVLNFLVQEKELPARYRDHQLTASKHFQGVRECHIQADWLLVYKVDKEELILNLLRTGSHSDLF, from the coding sequence GTGCTTAAGATTCGTTATCATAAACAGTTTAAAAAAGATTTTAAGTTGGCTATGAAGCGTGGTTTGAGGGCAGAATTATTAGAAGAAGTTTTGAATTTTCTGGTTCAAGAAAAAGAACTTCCTGCTAGATATCGTGATCATCAATTAACGGCATCTAAGCATTTTCAAGGAGTTCGTGAGTGTCATATCCAGGCGGATTGGCTCCTGGTCTATAAAGTAGACAAGGAAGAATTGATTTTAAACTTGCTTAGGACAGGTAGTCATAGTGATTTATTTTAA
- a CDS encoding aminopeptidase: protein MVLPNFKENLEKYAKLLVANGVNVQPGHTLALSIDVEQRELAHLIVKEAYALGAHEVIVQWTDDVINREKFLHAPMERLDNVPEYKIAEMNYLLGNKASRLGVRSSDPGALNGVDADKLSASAKAMGLAMKPMRIATQSNKVSWTVAAAAGLEWAKKVFPNATSDEEAVDLLWDQIFKTCRVYEEDPVKAWEEHAAILKSKAEMLNKEQFSALHYTAPGTDLTLGLPKNHVWESAGAINAQGEGFLPNMPTEEVFTAPDFRRADGYVTSTKPLSYNGNIIEGIKVTFKDGQIVDITAEKGDQVMKDLVFENAGARALGECALVPDPSPISQSGITFFNTLFDENASNHLAIGAAYATSVVGGAEMSEEELEAAGLNRSDVHVDFMIGSNQMDIDGIREDGTRVPLFRNGDWAI from the coding sequence ATGGTTTTACCAAATTTTAAAGAAAATCTAGAAAAATACGCTAAGCTTTTGGTTGCAAACGGTGTGAATGTGCAACCGGGTCACACCTTGGCTCTCTCTATCGATGTGGAGCAACGCGAGTTGGCTCACTTGATTGTCAAAGAAGCCTATGCACTGGGTGCACATGAGGTTATCGTTCAGTGGACAGATGATGTGATTAACCGTGAGAAATTCCTCCACGCGCCGATGGAGCGTCTGGACAATGTACCAGAATACAAGATTGCTGAGATGAACTACCTCTTGGGAAACAAGGCTAGCCGTCTAGGAGTTCGTTCATCTGATCCAGGTGCCTTGAACGGAGTGGATGCGGACAAGCTTTCAGCTTCTGCCAAAGCTATGGGACTCGCGATGAAGCCAATGCGCATCGCAACTCAATCCAACAAGGTTAGCTGGACTGTAGCAGCCGCTGCTGGACTTGAATGGGCTAAGAAAGTCTTTCCAAATGCTACGAGCGATGAAGAAGCAGTTGATCTTCTTTGGGATCAAATCTTCAAAACTTGCCGTGTCTACGAAGAAGATCCTGTTAAAGCTTGGGAAGAGCATGCTGCTATCCTTAAGAGCAAGGCAGAAATGCTCAATAAAGAACAATTCTCAGCCCTTCACTACACAGCACCGGGAACTGATTTGACACTTGGTTTACCTAAGAACCACGTTTGGGAATCAGCTGGTGCTATCAATGCACAGGGCGAAGGATTCTTGCCAAATATGCCGACAGAAGAAGTCTTTACGGCCCCTGATTTCCGTCGTGCAGATGGCTATGTAACCTCTACAAAACCACTTAGCTATAACGGAAATATCATCGAAGGGATTAAGGTGACCTTCAAGGATGGTCAAATCGTAGACATTACTGCTGAAAAGGGTGATCAGGTCATGAAAGATCTTGTCTTTGAAAATGCGGGTGCGCGTGCCTTGGGTGAATGTGCCTTGGTACCAGATCCAAGCCCAATTTCTCAGTCAGGCATTACCTTCTTCAACACCCTTTTCGATGAGAATGCTTCAAACCACTTGGCTATCGGTGCAGCCTATGCGACCAGCGTTGTTGGTGGGGCAGAGATGAGCGAAGAAGAGCTTGAAGCTGCAGGACTGAACCGTTCAGATGTTCACGTGGACTTTATGATTGGTTCGAATCAAATGGATATCGATGGTATCCGTGAGGATGGAACACGCGTACCACTCTTCCGCAATGGAGACTGGGCAATTTAA